Proteins from a genomic interval of Asticcacaulis sp. AND118:
- the purQ gene encoding phosphoribosylformylglycinamidine synthase subunit PurQ translates to MKAAVLVFPGSNCDRDCKVAVEVTTGAAVSLVWHQETSLPSGLDLIVVPGGFSYGDYLRCGAMASLSPVMAEVVKAAHRGVSVVGICNGFQILCEAGLLPGALMRNAGLKYVCKPIELTIENRHTRFTSAYGDKASVWMTQGNGDGNFFADTETLKAIEDNNQVVFRYVENPNGSVNDIAGIMNSAGNVLGMMPHPDRAFEPALGSADGAPLFHSLMRVLQAA, encoded by the coding sequence ATGAAAGCCGCCGTCCTCGTCTTTCCGGGTTCCAACTGCGACCGCGACTGCAAGGTAGCGGTCGAGGTGACGACCGGTGCTGCTGTCAGCCTGGTCTGGCATCAGGAGACCAGCCTGCCGTCGGGCCTCGACCTGATCGTCGTGCCGGGCGGCTTCTCCTATGGCGATTATCTGCGCTGCGGGGCCATGGCCTCGCTGTCGCCGGTGATGGCCGAGGTGGTCAAGGCCGCTCATCGCGGCGTCTCGGTCGTCGGCATCTGCAACGGCTTCCAGATCCTGTGCGAAGCGGGCCTGCTGCCGGGCGCGCTGATGCGCAATGCCGGTCTGAAATACGTGTGCAAGCCGATCGAACTGACCATCGAAAACCGCCATACGCGTTTCACCTCGGCCTATGGCGACAAGGCCAGCGTGTGGATGACGCAGGGCAATGGCGACGGCAACTTCTTCGCCGACACAGAGACGCTGAAGGCCATCGAAGACAATAATCAGGTGGTGTTCCGCTATGTCGAGAACCCCAACGGTTCGGTAAACGACATCGCCGGGATCATGAACAGCGCCGGCAATGTGCTGGGCATGATGCCGCACCCCGACCGCGCCTTCGAACCGGCGCTCGGTTCCGCCGACGGCGCGCCGCTGTTCCACAGCCTGATGCGCGTGCTTCAGGCGGCATAA
- a CDS encoding aldo/keto reductase — protein sequence MRYRPFGRSGQALSAIGLNVSWAKLGRNRNALERLLSTALENGVNTFHLTSAHPDCLHTAAQTFAIADRRILFVSLSAEEEGSPDPADEYRLEPLRERLRGAVKTSGLQWIDLLVFHANGFDRIPDRSWTFISALRDAGMLKFTGATANNDLIKAAVDDGRFNILKTVFDIDTSWNKRHLLDYALARGLSVFGHDFFPDAYQRAADVVPKAARRGWFGGKPADPLAGRGTYAFLHQTPDWTAEELCLSYALTQPNLSTLFVDADTPDHLEALASVVERAMPTSVPAQIEMARFSAQGPQQKPA from the coding sequence ATGCGTTACCGCCCCTTCGGACGATCCGGTCAGGCCCTTTCCGCTATCGGGCTCAATGTGTCGTGGGCGAAGCTCGGCCGTAACCGCAATGCGCTGGAACGCCTGCTGAGCACGGCGCTGGAAAACGGCGTCAACACCTTCCACCTGACCTCGGCGCATCCGGACTGCCTGCATACCGCGGCTCAGACCTTCGCCATCGCCGACCGCCGCATCCTCTTCGTGTCGCTGAGCGCCGAAGAGGAAGGCAGCCCCGATCCGGCGGACGAATACCGGCTGGAGCCTCTGCGCGAACGCCTGCGCGGCGCGGTGAAGACCTCCGGGCTGCAATGGATCGACCTGCTGGTCTTCCACGCCAACGGCTTCGACCGCATCCCCGATCGTAGCTGGACCTTCATCAGCGCCCTGCGCGACGCGGGCATGTTGAAATTCACCGGGGCCACGGCCAATAACGACCTGATCAAGGCCGCCGTCGATGACGGGCGCTTCAATATTCTCAAGACGGTGTTCGACATCGACACCTCGTGGAACAAGCGCCACCTGCTCGATTACGCCCTGGCGCGCGGCCTGTCGGTCTTCGGCCACGACTTCTTCCCCGACGCCTATCAGAGGGCCGCGGACGTCGTCCCCAAGGCCGCCCGACGCGGCTGGTTCGGCGGCAAGCCTGCCGATCCGCTGGCCGGACGCGGCACCTACGCCTTCCTGCACCAGACGCCGGACTGGACGGCGGAGGAACTGTGCCTGTCCTACGCCCTGACCCAGCCGAACCTTTCGACCCTGTTCGTCGATGCCGACACCCCCGACCATCTGGAAGCGCTGGCCAGCGTCGTCGAGCGCGCCATGCCGACTTCGGTCCCCGCCCAGATCGAGATGGCCCGCTTTTCGGCGCAGGGTCCGCAGCAGAAACCCGCCTGA
- the purL gene encoding phosphoribosylformylglycinamidine synthase subunit PurL codes for MTTTTAQKTMAEYAAEFGLKPDEYQVILDRLGREPNYVELGVFSVMWSEHCSYKSSRPHLRKFPVTGERVICGPGENAGVIDIGDGQACIFKMESHNHPSYIEPYQGAATGVGGIMRDVFTMGARPVALLNALRFGEPSHPKTKRIVEGVVAGIGGYGNCVGVPTVAGETNFHSGYNGNCLVNAMCVGLADADKIFYSAAPEPGLPVVYFGSKTGRDGIHGATMSSAEFSEDSEEKRPTVQVGDPFAEKLLIEATLELMASGAVAAIQDMGAAGLTSSSVEMAGKGGLGITLDLDKVPQREENMSAYEMMLSESQERMLAILKPGRENDGYRIFEKWGLDAAVIGETNTSGHIVLTHKGEVVCDLPLGPLSDDAPLYDRPWVEPDMEAPLGHAPSAPVGDALLKILASPDMASKRWLWEQYDRHVMADTLADSATGADAGMVRVHGTKKALAVTSDVTPRYVKANPYEGGKQAVAEAWRNLTAVGAEPIAITDNLNFGNPERPKIMGQIVRAIDGMAEACRELNFPVVSGNVSLYNETNGVAIPPTPTVGAVGLLADYDQRVGFNTLKAGQVLVLVGETVGELGSSIYLREVHGIEAGAPPKVDLSVEKRNGDFVRDLILSKTAKAVHDLSDGGLLPAAFDMATASKVGIELKNPTDLEDHVFAFAEDQARYLIAVDEASAHLVLAKAAEAGVPAATIGVAVGSDLSLTGAMSLSLTELKAANERWLPEFMA; via the coding sequence ATGACCACGACCACCGCCCAAAAGACCATGGCCGAATACGCCGCCGAATTCGGCCTGAAGCCCGACGAATATCAGGTCATTCTCGACCGTCTGGGCCGTGAACCCAACTATGTCGAACTGGGCGTCTTCTCGGTCATGTGGTCCGAGCACTGCTCGTACAAATCCTCGCGCCCGCACCTGCGCAAGTTCCCGGTGACCGGCGAACGCGTCATCTGCGGGCCGGGCGAGAACGCCGGCGTCATCGACATCGGCGACGGTCAAGCCTGTATTTTCAAAATGGAGTCGCACAACCACCCGTCCTATATCGAGCCCTATCAGGGCGCGGCGACGGGCGTGGGCGGCATCATGCGTGACGTCTTCACCATGGGCGCGCGCCCGGTGGCGCTGCTCAATGCCCTCCGCTTCGGTGAGCCCTCCCACCCCAAAACCAAACGCATCGTCGAAGGCGTGGTCGCCGGCATCGGCGGTTACGGCAACTGCGTCGGCGTGCCGACCGTGGCCGGTGAGACCAACTTCCACTCGGGCTATAACGGCAACTGCCTCGTCAACGCCATGTGCGTGGGCCTCGCCGACGCCGACAAGATCTTCTATTCCGCCGCGCCCGAACCCGGCCTGCCGGTCGTCTATTTCGGCTCCAAAACCGGCCGCGACGGCATCCACGGCGCAACCATGTCCTCGGCCGAATTCTCGGAAGATTCCGAAGAGAAGCGCCCGACGGTTCAGGTCGGCGACCCCTTCGCCGAAAAGCTGCTGATCGAAGCGACGCTGGAACTGATGGCTTCGGGTGCAGTCGCCGCCATTCAGGACATGGGCGCCGCGGGCCTCACCTCCTCATCGGTCGAAATGGCCGGCAAGGGCGGACTCGGCATCACGCTCGACCTCGATAAGGTTCCGCAGCGCGAAGAGAATATGTCGGCCTACGAGATGATGCTCTCGGAATCACAAGAAAGAATGCTGGCCATCCTCAAGCCGGGCCGCGAAAACGACGGTTACCGCATCTTCGAAAAGTGGGGCCTCGACGCCGCCGTCATCGGTGAAACCAACACGTCGGGACATATCGTCCTGACGCACAAGGGCGAGGTCGTCTGCGACCTGCCGCTGGGACCGCTGTCGGACGACGCACCGCTGTACGACCGTCCGTGGGTCGAACCGGACATGGAAGCGCCGCTCGGCCATGCGCCGTCGGCTCCGGTCGGCGACGCCCTGCTGAAGATTCTCGCCTCGCCCGACATGGCGTCGAAGCGCTGGCTGTGGGAACAGTACGACCGTCACGTCATGGCCGACACCCTGGCCGATTCGGCGACCGGTGCGGACGCCGGTATGGTCCGCGTCCACGGCACCAAGAAGGCGCTCGCCGTCACCTCCGACGTCACCCCGCGCTACGTCAAAGCCAATCCCTATGAGGGCGGCAAGCAGGCCGTGGCCGAGGCCTGGCGCAACCTGACCGCCGTAGGCGCCGAGCCTATCGCCATCACCGACAATCTGAACTTCGGCAACCCCGAACGTCCGAAGATCATGGGGCAGATCGTCCGCGCCATCGACGGCATGGCCGAAGCCTGCCGCGAACTGAACTTCCCCGTCGTGTCGGGCAATGTGTCGCTGTACAACGAAACCAACGGCGTCGCCATTCCGCCGACGCCGACCGTGGGCGCTGTGGGCCTGCTGGCCGACTACGATCAGCGCGTCGGCTTCAACACGCTGAAGGCCGGTCAGGTGCTGGTCCTCGTCGGTGAAACCGTCGGCGAACTGGGCTCGTCCATTTACTTACGCGAAGTGCACGGCATCGAAGCCGGCGCGCCGCCGAAGGTCGATCTCAGCGTCGAAAAGCGCAATGGCGACTTCGTGCGCGACCTCATCCTGTCGAAGACGGCCAAGGCTGTGCACGACCTGTCCGACGGCGGCCTCTTGCCGGCGGCCTTCGACATGGCCACGGCGTCCAAGGTCGGCATCGAACTGAAGAACCCCACCGACCTCGAAGACCACGTCTTTGCCTTCGCCGAGGATCAGGCGCGCTATCTGATCGCGGTGGACGAAGCCTCGGCGCATCTGGTGCTGGCCAAGGCCGCCGAGGCCGGCGTACCGGCGGCGACCATCGGCGTCGCGGTCGGTTCGGACCTCAGCCTGACGGGGGCGATGTCGCTGTCGCTTACGGAATTGAAGGCCGCCAATGAGCGCTGGCTGCCGGAATTTATGGCGTAA
- a CDS encoding 2OG-Fe(II) oxygenase family protein, translating to MSLTLLTDAFDFDGYRDRFNRKGRIRLEGALSHEDAHAIHHALEQQTLWELHLVDAEGQPDVLSRTELETLNPSEIQDRLAAAAERAQTGLSFLHLGYDLTAKEALQNLGEDHPLFALAKLLWSAEFAALCEKLTGLSGLKLQSLTATGYRPGDFFTMHTDAQAALTFEWNFTHDWRSDWGGQILFHSPSGDIEGGIMPRLNDLALYAGDQPRSVASLAAYAGAPRFAVTGRFA from the coding sequence ATGTCCCTTACCCTTCTGACCGACGCCTTCGATTTCGACGGATACCGCGACCGCTTCAACCGCAAGGGCCGCATCCGGCTCGAAGGCGCGCTGTCGCACGAAGACGCCCACGCCATCCATCATGCGCTGGAGCAACAGACCCTGTGGGAACTGCATCTGGTCGACGCAGAAGGCCAGCCGGACGTTCTGTCGCGCACCGAGCTTGAAACGCTGAACCCGTCGGAAATTCAGGACCGCCTCGCCGCCGCCGCCGAACGCGCCCAGACCGGCCTGAGCTTCCTGCACCTCGGTTACGACCTGACCGCAAAAGAAGCCCTGCAGAATCTCGGCGAAGATCATCCGCTGTTCGCACTGGCCAAACTGCTGTGGTCGGCGGAGTTCGCCGCCCTCTGCGAAAAGCTGACCGGGCTTTCGGGGTTGAAACTGCAAAGCCTGACCGCCACCGGCTACCGCCCCGGCGATTTCTTCACCATGCATACCGACGCTCAGGCGGCCTTGACGTTCGAGTGGAACTTCACCCACGACTGGCGCTCGGACTGGGGCGGACAGATCCTGTTCCATTCGCCGTCGGGCGATATCGAAGGCGGGATCATGCCGCGCCTGAACGATCTGGCCCTCTATGCCGGGGATCAGCCGCGCTCGGTCGCGTCGCTGGCCGCCTATGCCGGCGCCCCGCGCTTTGCGGTGACCGGCCGGTTCGCCTAG
- the purS gene encoding phosphoribosylformylglycinamidine synthase subunit PurS: protein MKATVHIFLKAGVLDVQGKAVEGALNGLATASGWSDVSNVRVGKVLEFDVKSPDKAAAEAEVKTMCEKLLANTVIESYRIEVA from the coding sequence ATGAAAGCCACGGTTCATATCTTCCTCAAGGCCGGCGTTCTGGATGTGCAGGGCAAGGCCGTCGAAGGCGCGCTCAACGGTCTCGCGACGGCATCCGGCTGGAGCGACGTGTCGAACGTCCGCGTCGGCAAGGTGCTGGAGTTCGATGTAAAGAGCCCGGACAAGGCCGCTGCCGAAGCCGAGGTCAAGACCATGTGCGAAAAGCTTCTGGCCAACACCGTCATCGAATCCTACCGCATCGAGGTCGCGTAA
- a CDS encoding tetratricopeptide repeat protein: MTNLTDIRNPKPRPWVRGVQVLAFVVPLLIAGAWLWQENERWRGVKVYKTAFDYEMAYAEIGVLNSQVYVARAYDNGFQVDKDPKRAVEWYQKAAAQSHAEAQYQLARHYLSGEGIAKDDTQGFVWAQRAAFKNYPQGLLLAGQMLCEGRGVEADCTRGVELIRKSAEGGLPEAQTEWARRLETGEGTAKDLTEAYVWYALAHEARTWQVAKPPVSADLERLTPLMTRAQLAEAAKRFNARRPERVRPGQNQVKF, encoded by the coding sequence ATGACCAACCTGACGGATATCCGCAACCCCAAGCCCAGGCCGTGGGTGCGTGGGGTGCAGGTGCTGGCCTTCGTCGTGCCGCTCCTTATCGCGGGCGCGTGGCTGTGGCAGGAGAACGAGCGCTGGCGCGGGGTGAAGGTCTACAAGACCGCCTTCGACTACGAAATGGCCTATGCCGAGATCGGCGTCCTCAACTCTCAGGTCTATGTGGCGCGCGCCTACGACAACGGCTTTCAGGTCGACAAGGACCCGAAAAGGGCCGTTGAGTGGTATCAAAAGGCCGCGGCCCAGAGCCATGCCGAGGCACAGTATCAACTGGCGCGGCACTATCTGAGCGGCGAAGGGATTGCGAAGGACGACACGCAGGGTTTCGTCTGGGCCCAGCGCGCGGCTTTCAAGAACTATCCGCAGGGCCTGCTGCTGGCCGGGCAGATGCTATGCGAAGGGCGCGGCGTCGAGGCGGATTGTACGCGCGGGGTGGAGTTGATCCGCAAGAGCGCAGAGGGCGGCCTGCCTGAGGCGCAGACGGAGTGGGCGCGGCGGCTGGAAACGGGCGAGGGGACGGCGAAAGACCTGACCGAGGCCTATGTCTGGTACGCGCTGGCGCATGAGGCGCGCACCTGGCAGGTGGCAAAGCCGCCGGTATCCGCCGATCTGGAGCGGTTGACGCCGCTGATGACCAGGGCGCAACTTGCCGAGGCAGCAAAGCGCTTCAACGCACGCCGCCCTGAGCGGGTAAGGCCGGGGCAAAATCAGGTGAAGTTCTAA
- the rpsD gene encoding 30S ribosomal protein S4 yields MSKRHSAKYKLDRAMGENLWGRPKSPVNKRSYGPGQHGQRRKQKVSDFGLQLRAKQKLKGYYGNITEKQFSKIYEEADRRKGNTSENLIALLESRLDAIVYRCKFVPTVWAARQFVNHGHVLVNGKKVNIASYRVKAGDVVEVRERSRNMALVLEALQSPERDVPDYIELDAKAMKATYIRMPELSEVPYPVKMEPNLIVEYYSS; encoded by the coding sequence ATGTCGAAGCGCCACAGCGCCAAGTACAAGCTCGACCGCGCCATGGGTGAAAACCTGTGGGGCCGTCCCAAGTCCCCCGTCAACAAGCGCTCCTACGGTCCGGGCCAGCACGGTCAGCGTCGTAAGCAAAAGGTTTCGGACTTCGGTCTGCAACTGCGCGCCAAGCAGAAGCTGAAGGGTTACTACGGTAACATCACCGAGAAGCAGTTCTCGAAGATCTACGAAGAGGCCGATCGCCGCAAGGGCAACACCTCGGAGAACCTCATCGCTCTGCTCGAGTCGCGTCTGGACGCCATCGTCTATCGCTGCAAGTTCGTGCCGACCGTATGGGCTGCCCGTCAGTTCGTCAACCACGGCCACGTTCTGGTCAACGGCAAGAAGGTGAACATCGCCTCTTACCGCGTGAAGGCCGGCGACGTCGTCGAAGTCCGCGAGCGTTCGCGCAATATGGCCCTGGTTCTCGAAGCCCTGCAATCGCCTGAGCGCGATGTGCCGGACTATATCGAACTGGACGCCAAGGCGATGAAGGCCACCTACATCCGTATGCCGGAACTGTCGGAAGTTCCGTATCCGGTGAAGATGGAGCCGAACCTGATCGTCGAATACTACTCGTCCTAA
- a CDS encoding methyl-accepting chemotaxis protein, with protein sequence MFSRSLSARIAGIGALTVAAVFGIGTFLISQKTNGTLSGQNGDLQINVAESQAARVQNRLDLAARTAQETVSTMAALRSQGVTERGVYDSVLRASLEHNPDLLGVWSGWEPNAVDGKDASFAGAEGHDASGRYLPYWNRGSGHIVKEPLIDYDKPGAGDYYLLPKQNDRMIAIQPYDYSVGGKTMLIMTFSAPIKVNGQFMGSGGVDISLDKLHQDMSAVKPFGTGFVTLVTNTGLAVSYPDAKANGKPLKDIDPASARAAAEAIAGNKPVTIDAPGKDGEWRYLALPVSAGGTQDKWAVVVAVPEATLNASARDNNTVMIVLSVISIILAALILFAVISRMVGSPLKGLGKTFDRMASGDHNAEVPEARRIDEIGLIGKAVMGFRESLRTRARADSEAEISRQADAAESRKAAMAMLAEEFEMTVGGIVDSVAQASVDMRQSALSLNQIAENASGQTATIASATEQAAGNVRTVAAASEELTASINDIATKAEASSGIARKAVEEANRSDARIRELEAAANKVGEVVSLIQAIAQQTNLLALNATIEAARAGDAGKGFAVVATEVKSLATQTARATDEIGEQITAIQQATSATVEALGSIRGIIHDMSEFSMGISSAMAQQGAATDDIARNVHEAAKGTDEVAGHIHSVAMATRETGEASTQVLDTASHLVEQSEDLKGRVRAFVAQVRNG encoded by the coding sequence ATGTTTTCCCGCTCCCTCTCCGCCCGCATCGCCGGCATAGGCGCGCTTACCGTTGCCGCCGTCTTCGGCATCGGCACCTTCCTGATCTCGCAGAAGACCAACGGCACCCTGTCGGGGCAAAACGGCGACCTTCAGATCAATGTCGCCGAAAGCCAGGCCGCCCGCGTGCAGAACCGCCTCGATCTCGCCGCCCGCACGGCGCAGGAGACGGTGAGCACCATGGCGGCCCTGCGCAGTCAGGGCGTTACGGAACGCGGCGTCTACGACAGCGTCCTCAGGGCGTCGCTGGAGCATAATCCCGACCTTTTGGGCGTGTGGTCAGGCTGGGAGCCGAACGCCGTGGACGGCAAGGACGCCAGCTTTGCCGGGGCCGAGGGCCACGACGCCTCCGGCCGTTACCTGCCCTACTGGAACCGCGGTTCGGGCCATATCGTCAAGGAACCCCTGATCGACTACGACAAGCCGGGCGCCGGCGACTATTATCTGCTGCCCAAGCAGAACGACCGCATGATCGCCATCCAGCCCTACGACTATTCCGTGGGCGGCAAGACCATGCTGATCATGACCTTCAGCGCGCCGATCAAGGTCAACGGGCAGTTCATGGGATCGGGCGGCGTCGACATCTCGCTCGACAAGCTGCATCAGGACATGAGCGCGGTGAAGCCCTTCGGCACGGGCTTCGTCACTCTGGTGACCAATACCGGGCTCGCGGTCAGCTATCCCGACGCCAAGGCCAACGGCAAGCCCCTGAAAGACATCGATCCGGCCTCGGCCAGGGCTGCCGCCGAGGCCATTGCCGGCAACAAGCCGGTCACGATCGACGCACCGGGCAAGGACGGCGAATGGCGCTATCTGGCCCTTCCCGTCTCGGCGGGCGGCACGCAGGACAAGTGGGCGGTGGTCGTCGCCGTGCCCGAAGCCACGCTCAACGCCTCGGCGCGCGACAACAATACGGTGATGATCGTCCTGTCGGTCATCAGCATCATTCTGGCCGCCCTGATCCTGTTCGCGGTGATCAGCCGCATGGTCGGCTCGCCGCTCAAAGGGCTGGGCAAGACCTTCGACCGCATGGCGTCCGGCGACCACAATGCCGAAGTGCCCGAAGCCAGGCGCATCGACGAAATCGGCCTGATCGGCAAGGCGGTGATGGGCTTCCGCGAAAGCCTGCGCACCCGCGCCCGCGCCGACTCCGAAGCCGAGATCAGCCGTCAGGCCGACGCCGCCGAGTCGCGCAAGGCCGCCATGGCCATGCTGGCCGAAGAGTTCGAAATGACCGTCGGCGGCATTGTCGACAGCGTCGCACAGGCTTCGGTCGATATGCGTCAGTCGGCCCTCAGCCTCAACCAGATCGCTGAAAACGCATCGGGTCAGACGGCGACCATCGCCTCGGCCACCGAACAGGCCGCCGGCAATGTGCGCACCGTCGCCGCCGCTTCGGAGGAACTGACGGCGTCGATCAACGACATCGCCACCAAGGCCGAAGCCTCGTCCGGCATCGCGCGCAAGGCGGTGGAGGAAGCCAACCGCTCCGACGCCCGTATCCGCGAACTGGAGGCTGCCGCCAACAAGGTCGGCGAAGTCGTCAGCCTCATCCAGGCCATCGCGCAGCAGACCAACCTGCTGGCGCTCAACGCCACCATCGAAGCCGCCCGCGCCGGCGATGCGGGCAAGGGCTTCGCCGTCGTCGCCACCGAGGTCAAGTCGCTGGCCACCCAGACGGCCAGAGCGACCGACGAGATCGGCGAACAAATCACCGCCATCCAGCAGGCCACCTCGGCCACGGTCGAGGCGCTGGGCTCGATCCGCGGCATCATCCACGACATGAGCGAATTCTCGATGGGCATTTCGTCCGCTATGGCCCAGCAGGGCGCCGCCACCGACGACATTGCCCGCAACGTCCACGAAGCCGCCAAGGGCACGGACGAGGTCGCCGGACATATCCACTCGGTCGCCATGGCCACGCGCGAAACCGGCGAGGCCTCGACGCAGGTGCTCGATACGGCCAGCCACCTGGTCGAACAGTCCGAAGACCTCAAGGGCCGCGTCCGCGCCTTTGTGGCGCAGGTCAGGAACGGGTAA
- a CDS encoding DUF1476 domain-containing protein has product MTTFDDRSKGFEAQFAQSEEFEFKAVARRNRMLGLWAGEKMGLSGDSLENYAKAVVRADFEQPGEEDVIRKVLGDLTASNLPVRETEVRTKAVEFLAQAREALKGEQ; this is encoded by the coding sequence ATGACGACGTTTGATGACCGATCCAAAGGTTTCGAAGCGCAGTTCGCCCAGAGTGAAGAGTTTGAATTCAAGGCCGTAGCGCGCCGTAACCGCATGCTCGGCCTGTGGGCGGGGGAAAAGATGGGCCTGTCCGGCGACAGCCTCGAAAACTACGCCAAGGCCGTGGTCCGCGCCGACTTCGAACAGCCGGGCGAGGAAGACGTGATTCGCAAGGTGCTGGGCGACCTTACCGCCTCCAACCTTCCGGTGCGGGAAACGGAGGTTCGGACCAAGGCGGTCGAGTTTCTGGCTCAGGCGCGTGAAGCGCTGAAGGGCGAGCAGTAA
- the purC gene encoding phosphoribosylaminoimidazolesuccinocarboxamide synthase, translated as MTTRRKKIYEGKAKILYEGPEPGTLVQYFKDDATAFNGEKKAQLEGKGVINNRISEFVMTRLTNIGVQNHFIKRLSLREQLIREVEIIPLEVVCRNVVAGSMAKRFNLPEGQQLPRSIIEFYYKNDEMGDPMITEEHITAFNWATTQEIDDILAMTLRVNDFLCGLFAAVGITLVDFKIEFGRLFEGEFARVILADEISPDSCRLWDTASGEKLDKDRFRRDMGDVIESYTEVAKRLGIMKDMPRVIEGGAQ; from the coding sequence ATGACCACCCGCCGCAAGAAGATCTACGAAGGCAAGGCCAAGATTCTGTACGAAGGCCCTGAGCCCGGCACACTGGTTCAGTACTTCAAGGACGACGCCACCGCCTTCAACGGCGAGAAGAAGGCGCAACTCGAAGGCAAGGGCGTCATCAACAACCGCATCAGCGAGTTCGTGATGACCAGGCTGACCAATATCGGCGTCCAGAACCACTTCATCAAGCGCCTGTCCTTGCGTGAGCAACTGATCCGCGAAGTCGAGATCATTCCGCTGGAGGTCGTCTGCCGCAACGTCGTCGCCGGTTCGATGGCCAAGCGCTTCAACCTGCCCGAAGGCCAGCAGCTTCCGCGCTCGATCATCGAGTTCTACTACAAGAACGACGAGATGGGCGATCCCATGATTACGGAAGAACACATCACGGCCTTCAACTGGGCCACGACTCAGGAAATCGACGACATTTTGGCCATGACGCTGCGCGTCAACGACTTCTTGTGCGGCCTGTTCGCCGCCGTCGGCATCACGCTGGTGGATTTCAAGATCGAGTTCGGCCGCCTGTTCGAAGGCGAGTTCGCGCGCGTCATCCTGGCCGACGAGATCAGCCCGGATTCGTGCCGCCTGTGGGACACGGCGTCGGGCGAAAAGCTCGACAAGGACCGTTTCCGCCGCGATATGGGCGACGTGATCGAATCCTATACCGAGGTGGCCAAACGCCTCGGCATCATGAAAGACATGCCCCGCGTGATCGAAGGCGGCGCGCAGTAA
- a CDS encoding BolA family transcriptional regulator, with protein sequence MPVAQSDLEARLKAAFPDAVIVIEDLAGDGDHYKAYITDAGFAGMPRVRQHQKVYAALSDLMSGPLHALALETRAP encoded by the coding sequence ATGCCCGTCGCCCAATCCGACCTCGAAGCCCGCCTGAAGGCCGCCTTCCCCGACGCCGTAATCGTCATCGAGGATCTGGCCGGCGACGGCGACCACTACAAGGCCTATATCACCGATGCCGGTTTTGCCGGGATGCCGCGCGTGCGTCAGCACCAGAAGGTCTATGCCGCCCTGTCCGATCTGATGAGCGGCCCGCTGCACGCCCTCGCCCTCGAAACCCGCGCCCCATAA
- the grxD gene encoding Grx4 family monothiol glutaredoxin: MSVDLNPEVHQFIDGTIKTNPVVLFMKGTPDQPRCGFSSLVVQVLDHLGVEFAGVDVLQDNDLREGIKAFSDWPTIPQLYVKEEFIGGADIVRELFQNGELKTLLTEKGVIEA, encoded by the coding sequence GTGAGCGTCGATCTCAATCCCGAAGTCCATCAGTTCATCGATGGCACCATCAAGACCAATCCCGTCGTTCTGTTCATGAAGGGCACGCCGGATCAGCCGCGCTGCGGCTTCTCGTCGCTGGTGGTTCAGGTGCTGGACCATCTGGGCGTGGAATTTGCCGGCGTCGACGTGCTGCAGGACAACGACCTGCGCGAAGGCATCAAGGCCTTTTCCGACTGGCCGACCATCCCGCAGCTCTACGTCAAGGAAGAGTTCATCGGCGGCGCCGACATCGTGCGCGAACTGTTTCAGAACGGCGAACTGAAGACCCTGCTGACCGAAAAGGGCGTCATCGAGGCTTAA